One stretch of Microbacterium terrae DNA includes these proteins:
- a CDS encoding amino acid ABC transporter ATP-binding protein, giving the protein MSTLLRAEGIHKSFGERAVLRGVDVDLARHQVVALIGASGSGKSTLLRCLNLLEPIDDGQIFLDDEDISDPRVDANRVRARFGAVFQSYNLFPHLSVLDNVTLASRVVHRMPRREAEARAFDLLERIGLAGLARQHPDRLSGGQQQRAAIVRAIATDPEVLLLDEITSALDPELVGEVLELVRRLADDGATILMATHEMAFARDVADRVVFLDAGTIVEQGPPAEVLVAPREPRTRAFLARFTA; this is encoded by the coding sequence ATGAGCACGCTGCTGCGGGCCGAAGGGATCCACAAGTCGTTCGGGGAGCGCGCCGTGCTGCGGGGCGTCGACGTCGACCTCGCCCGCCACCAGGTCGTCGCCCTCATCGGCGCGAGCGGATCGGGCAAGTCGACGCTGCTGCGCTGCCTCAACCTCCTCGAGCCGATCGACGACGGACAGATCTTCCTCGACGACGAAGACATCTCCGACCCGCGCGTCGACGCCAACCGCGTGCGCGCCCGGTTCGGCGCGGTGTTCCAGAGCTACAACCTGTTCCCGCATCTGTCGGTGCTCGACAACGTGACGCTGGCCTCCCGCGTGGTGCACCGGATGCCCCGCCGGGAGGCGGAGGCGCGCGCGTTCGACCTGCTCGAGCGCATCGGGCTCGCCGGCCTCGCCCGCCAGCATCCTGATCGACTGTCGGGCGGGCAGCAGCAGCGCGCGGCGATCGTCCGTGCGATCGCCACCGACCCCGAGGTGCTGCTCCTCGACGAGATCACCTCGGCGCTCGACCCCGAGCTCGTCGGCGAGGTGCTCGAACTCGTCCGCCGGCTCGCCGACGACGGCGCGACGATCCTCATGGCCACGCACGAGATGGCCTTCGCCCGCGACGTCGCCGACCGGGTCGTGTTCCTCGACGCAGGCACGATCGTCGAGCAGGGGCCGCCGGCCGAGGTGCTCGTCGCTCCGCGCGAGCCGCGCACGCGCGCGTTCCTCGCCCGGTTCACGGCGTAG